One Cryptosporangium phraense genomic window carries:
- a CDS encoding FHA domain-containing protein — protein sequence MSVWYLYEPDEKFTFTKDGDRITFGRDDDCDLIIFSAINRESLSRVAGRIWRYEGELWVRNLSEKHELWITQPGLPPLPPLPPRDPARPDPGAAQTIPGDLAYIQGPDGCVLVVAQQRIEPALPAVLDDRPTTSMPPIPSYLRPVAIALCEPLLQGKQLPASYEEVQRRLVNRSRKQIRDLVKRLCDLYLTEVPELRERVEARRRLEERELGLPATPTIVHKGIRLFGPVLDEDQEIRRRRALALPDYYEVAHLLVRRRQITIDDLALLHRD from the coding sequence TTGTCCGTTTGGTACTTATATGAGCCGGACGAGAAATTCACATTCACGAAGGACGGAGACCGCATCACGTTCGGTCGCGACGACGACTGCGACCTGATCATCTTTTCGGCGATCAACCGAGAGTCACTTTCTCGAGTCGCCGGCCGGATCTGGCGATACGAGGGGGAACTCTGGGTCCGCAACCTCTCCGAAAAGCACGAACTGTGGATCACCCAACCGGGCCTTCCACCGCTGCCACCGCTACCACCGCGCGATCCGGCCCGGCCGGACCCGGGCGCGGCGCAGACGATCCCCGGCGACCTGGCCTACATCCAGGGCCCGGACGGCTGCGTCCTGGTGGTGGCCCAGCAGCGCATCGAGCCCGCGTTGCCCGCCGTTCTCGACGACCGGCCGACGACGAGCATGCCACCGATCCCGTCGTATCTCCGGCCGGTGGCGATCGCGCTCTGCGAGCCGCTGCTGCAGGGTAAGCAGCTCCCGGCATCGTACGAGGAGGTACAGCGCCGGCTGGTCAACCGCAGCCGGAAGCAGATCCGTGACCTGGTCAAACGGCTCTGCGACCTGTACCTGACCGAGGTTCCCGAGCTCCGCGAACGGGTCGAGGCCCGCCGTCGTCTCGAGGAGCGCGAACTCGGTCTGCCCGCCACGCCGACGATCGTCCACAAAGGTATTCGGCTCTTCGGGCCGGTGCTGGACGAGGATCAGGAGATCCGTCGGCGCCGGGCTTTGGCCCTGCCGGACTACTACGAGGTCGCGCACCTCCTGGTGCGTCGCCGTCAGATCACGATCGACGATCTCGCTCTCCTCCACCGCGACTGA